A region from the Aegilops tauschii subsp. strangulata cultivar AL8/78 chromosome 5, Aet v6.0, whole genome shotgun sequence genome encodes:
- the LOC120964895 gene encoding uncharacterized protein — protein sequence MSPCEKHGMASDRLVAFEGTDTGRRFLACAQPAGSNCGFVEWVDHQWPPTMQNALLKLWAMVEDAKTARVNDNLESSFTIRHLTEEKNKLEANYDKLVQDVHELMNFQEDKVVDFRHLQSAITYQQEVRKELIDDMKAQMASEIAKKDAETQKLTQKYEMLLNLTRAQATVIQNLKLNKMKEKQEKLTQEKLELKLQVVDLLKGNEKHIEEKWQLEFQNEKLKEKFRGIQAILEK from the exons ATGTCTCCATGTGAGAAGCACGGCATGGCATCTGATAGGCTTGTTGCCTTTGAAGGAACAGACACAGGCAGGCGGTTTTTAGCATGTGCACAGCCG GCAGGTAGCAATTGTGGCTTTGTTGAATGGGTTGATCACCAGTGGCCCCCAACAATGCAGAATGCATTGTTGAAGCTATGGGCAATGGTTGAAGATGCCAAAACTGCTAGGGTGAATGACAATCTTGAAAGTTCTTTCACTATCCGCCATCTGACAGAAGAGAAGAACAAGTTGGAGGCCAACTATGACAAGCTAGTCCAAGATGTGCATGAGCTGATGAACTTCCAGGAAGATAAGGTGGTGGATTTCAGACATCTGCAGTCTGCCATTACATATCAGCAGGAGGTAAGAAAAGAACTGATTGATGATATGAAGGCACAGATGGCAAGTGAGATAGCAAAGAAAGATGCAGAGACCCAGAAACTTACTCAGAAGTATGAGATGCTGCTCAACCTGACAAGAGCTCAAGCAACAGTCATTCAGAACTTGAAGTTGAACAAAATGAAAGAGAAGCAA GAGAAGCTCACCCAAGAGAAGCTAGAGTTGAAGCTTCAGGTTGTTGATCTGCTTAAGGGAAATGAAAAGCATATTGAAGAGAAGTGGCAGTTAGAGTTTCAGAATGAAAAGTTGAAGGAGAAGTTCAGGGGCATTCAGGCCATCTTGGAGAAGTGA
- the LOC109761739 gene encoding putrescine hydroxycinnamoyltransferase-like, whose protein sequence is MEVKVLSSKIVKPQYAEGTARPDTTEHVPSSVFDKVTYHIQMAIIYAFQAPAPSTEDIERGLAQVLGVYRLFAGQVRAGPDGAPGVLLNDHGARLVEARVDGATLVEFAPPKPSPVVLQLHPDLEGDVEEVVQVQLTRFACGSLAVGFTANHAVADGHATSDFLVAWGRAARGLDISAPSPPPHNHLDLFRPRDPPVVDFEHRGVEYYRPTTSNPKQGEGGHHGADNVVIHKAHFTKDFIAGLRAKASEGRGRPFSRFETTLAHLWRTMTRARDLSPEETSTIRISVDGRRRLSAPPGYFGNLVLWAFPRSTVGDLLSRPLKHAAQTIHDAVARLDGAYFQSLVDFASSGAVEREGLETTAMLKDVLCPDLEVDSWLTFPFYDLDFGAGSPSYFMPSYFPTEGMLFLIPSYLGDGSVDAFVPVFQHNLDAFKQCCYSMD, encoded by the coding sequence ATGGAGGTGAAGGTGCTGAGCTCCAAGATCGTCAAGCCGCAGTACGCCGAGGGCACGGCGCGGCCGGACACCACGGAGCACGTGCCGTCCTCGGTGTTCGACAAGGTCACCTACCACATCCAGATGGCCATCATCTACGCcttccaagcgccggcgccctccACCGAGGACATAGAGCGCGGCCTCGCCCAAGTGCTGGGCGTGTACCGCCTCTTCGCCGGCCAGGTCCGAGCTGGCCCGGACGGCGCGCCTGGGGTGCTGCTCAACGACCACGGCGCGCGGCTCGTCGAGGCGCGTGTGGACGGGGCCACACTGGTCGAGTTCGCGCCTCCGAAGCCGTCGCCTGTCGTGTTGCAGCTGCACCCGGACCTGGAGGGCGACGTGGAGGAGGTGGTGCAGGTGCAGCTCACGCGGTTCGCGTGCGGCTCGCTGGCCGTCGGTTTCACGGCCAACCATGCCGTTGCTGACGGCCACGCCACCAGCGATTTCCTCGTCGCGTGGGGCCGCGCCGCGCGAGGGCTGGACatctccgccccgtcgccgccgccccacaACCACCTTGACCTCTTCCGGCCGCGCGACCCGCCCGTCGTCGATTTTGAGCACCGGGGCGTCGAATACTACCGGCCGACGACCAGCAACCCCAAGCAGGGCGAGGGCGGACACCACGGCGCTGACAACGTGGTCATCCACAAAGCGCACTTCACCAAGGACTTCATCGCCGGGCTGCGCGCCAAGGCTTCGGAGGGGCGCGGCCGGCCGTTCAGCCGGTTCGAGACCACGCTCGCGCACCTGTGGCGCACCATGACGCGCGCGCGCGACCTGAGCCCCGAAGAGACCTCCACCATCCGCATCTCcgtggacgggcggcggcgccTTTCCGCCCCGCCGGGCTACTTCGGCAACCTGGTACTTTGGGCGTTCCCCCGGTCCACGGTAGGGGACCTGCTCAGCCGGCCGCTGAAGCACGCGGCGCAGACGATCCACGACGCGGTGGCCCGTCTCGACGGCGCCTACTTCCAGTCGCTGGTGGACTTCGCGAGCTCGGGCGCCGTGGAGCGGGAGGGGCTGGAGACGACGGCGATGCTAAAGGACGTGCTGTGCCCAGACCTGGAGGTGGACAGCTGGCTGACGTTCCCGTTCTACGATCTGGACTTCGGCGCCGGCAGCCCGAGCTATTTCATGCCGTCCTACTTCCCCACGGAGGGGATGCTGTTCCTGATTCCGTCCTACCTCGGCGACGGCAGCGTCGACGCTTTCGTCCCCGTCTTCCAGCACAACCTCGACGCCTTCAAGCAGTGCTGCTACTCCATGGACTAA
- the LOC109761738 gene encoding putrescine hydroxycinnamoyltransferase → MEVKVLSSKIVKPQYAEGTARPDTTEHVPSSVFDKVTYHIQMAIIYAFQAPAPSTEDIERGLAQVLGVYRLFAGQVRAGPDGAPGVLLNDHGARLVEARVDGATLVEFAPPKPSPVVLQLHPDLEGDVEEVVQVQLTRFACGSLAVGFTANHAVADGHATSDFLVAWGRAARGLDISAPSPPPHNHLDLFRPRDPPVVDFEHRGVEYYRPTTSNPKQGEGGHHGADNVIIHKAHFTKDFIAGLRAKASEGRGRPFSRFETTLAHLWRTMTRARGLSPGEDSTIRISVDGRRRLSAPPGYFGNLVLWAFPRSTVGDLLSRPLKHAAQTIHDAVARLDGAYFQSLVDFASSGAVEREGLEKTAVLKDVLCPDLEVDSWLTFPFYELDFGAGSPSYFMPSYFPTEGMLFLVPSYLGDGSVDAFVPVFQHNLDAFKQCCYSMD, encoded by the coding sequence ATGGAGGTGAAGGTGCTGAGCTCCAAGATCGTCAAGCCGCAGTACGCCGAGGGCACGGCGCGGCCGGACACCACGGAGCACGTGCCGTCCTCGGTGTTCGACAAGGTCACCTACCACATCCAGATGGCCATCATCTACGCcttccaagcgccggcgccctccACCGAGGACATAGAGCGCGGCCTCGCCCAAGTGCTGGGCGTGTACCGCCTCTTCGCCGGCCAGGTCCGAGCTGGCCCGGACGGCGCGCCTGGGGTGCTGCTCAACGACCACGGCGCGCGGCTCGTCGAGGCGCGTGTGGACGGGGCCACACTGGTCGAGTTCGCGCCTCCGAAGCCGTCGCCTGTCGTGTTGCAGCTGCACCCGGACCTGGAGGGCGACGTGGAGGAGGTGGTGCAGGTGCAGCTCACGCGGTTCGCGTGCGGCTCGCTGGCCGTCGGTTTCACGGCCAACCATGCCGTTGCTGACGGCCACGCCACCAGCGATTTCCTCGTCGCGTGGGGCCGCGCCGCGCGAGGGCTGGACatctccgccccgtcgccgccgccccacaACCACCTTGACCTCTTCCGGCCGCGCGACCCGCCCGTCGTCGATTTTGAGCACCGGGGCGTCGAATACTACCGGCCGACGACCAGCAACCCCAAGCAGGGCGAGGGCGGACACCACGGCGCCGACAACGTGATCATCCACAAGGCGCACTTCACCAAGGACTTCATCGCCGGGCTTCGCGCCAAGGCGTCTGAGGGGCGCGGCAGGCCGTTTAGCCGGTTCGAGACCACGCTCGCGCACCTGTGGCGCACCATGACGCGCGCGCGTGGGCTCAGCCCCGGCGAGGACTCCACCATCCGCATCTCCGTGGACGGGCGGCGCCGCCTTTCCGCCCCGCCGGGCTACTTCGGCAACCTGGTCCTGTGGGCGTTCCCGCGGTCCACGGTGGGGGACCTCCTGAGCCGGCCGCTGAAGCACGCGGCGCAGACGATCCACGACGCCGTGGCCCGCCTCGACGGCGCCTACTTCCAGTCGCTGGTGGACTTCGCCAGCTCCGGCGCTGTGGAGCGGGAGGGGCTGGAGAAGACGGCGGTGCTGAAGGACGTGCTGTGCCCGGACCTGGAGGTGGACAGCTGGCTGACGTTCCCGTTCTACGAGCTGGACTTCGGCGCCGGCAGCCCGAGCTACTTCATGCCGTCCTACTTCCCCACGGAGGGGATGCTGTTCTTGGTGCCATCCTACCTCGGCGACGGCAGCGTGGACGCCTTCGTCCCCGTCTTCCAGCACAACCTCGACGCCTTCAAGCAGTGCTGCTACTCCATGGACTAA